One segment of Streptomyces bathyalis DNA contains the following:
- a CDS encoding sugar ABC transporter substrate-binding protein — MVLRRRARRATTVAAVLTSAALLAAGCSSSGGKSGEEQSNGAGGGKGVNTPRMTIAMVSHSGDGDTFWDIVQSGAKDAARKDNVQFDYSHDEEAGRQAQLVKSAIDKKVDGLIVTLAKPDAMKGVVKKAVKAGIPVITINSGGQFSSELGALSHIGQDEAIAGEAVGDELNKRDRKKAICVIHEQGNVSLEERCDGAKKTFDGEMSTLNVDGTNMPDVQSSVEAKLQSDDDIDTVLTLGAPFAATSAKAKEKAGSKAEIDTFDLNAQVVKGLKDKSFGFAVDQQPYLQGYEAVDALWLHAYNANELGGGKPVLTGPQVVTDKDVPRLEKYTKRGTR; from the coding sequence ATGGTCCTTCGGCGTAGAGCACGTAGAGCGACAACGGTGGCGGCAGTCCTGACGAGCGCGGCCCTCCTCGCGGCCGGCTGCAGCAGCTCCGGCGGCAAGAGTGGCGAGGAGCAGAGCAACGGCGCGGGCGGCGGCAAGGGCGTCAACACCCCGCGTATGACGATCGCGATGGTCTCCCACTCCGGGGACGGTGACACCTTCTGGGACATCGTGCAGAGCGGCGCGAAGGACGCGGCCCGCAAGGACAACGTCCAGTTCGACTACTCGCACGACGAGGAGGCGGGCCGCCAGGCGCAGCTCGTGAAGTCGGCCATCGACAAGAAGGTGGACGGGCTGATCGTCACGCTCGCCAAGCCCGACGCGATGAAGGGCGTGGTGAAGAAGGCGGTCAAGGCCGGGATCCCGGTCATCACCATCAACTCCGGCGGTCAGTTCTCCTCCGAGCTCGGTGCCCTCTCGCACATCGGCCAGGACGAGGCGATCGCGGGTGAGGCCGTCGGCGACGAACTGAACAAGCGCGACCGCAAGAAGGCGATCTGCGTCATCCACGAGCAGGGCAACGTCTCGCTCGAGGAGCGCTGCGACGGTGCGAAGAAGACCTTCGACGGGGAGATGAGCACGCTCAACGTGGACGGCACGAACATGCCGGACGTGCAGTCCTCCGTCGAGGCCAAGCTCCAGTCGGACGACGACATCGACACCGTTCTCACGCTCGGCGCCCCGTTCGCCGCCACCTCGGCGAAGGCCAAGGAGAAGGCGGGCAGCAAGGCGGAGATCGACACCTTCGACCTCAACGCGCAGGTCGTGAAGGGTCTGAAGGACAAGAGCTTCGGCTTCGCCGTGGACCAGCAGCCCTATCTCCAGGGCTACGAGGCCGTCGACGCGCTGTGGCTGCACGCCTACAACGCCAACGAGCTCGGCGGAGGCAAGCCCGTCCTGACCGGCCCGCAGGTCGTCACGGACAAGGACGTGCCGCGGCTGGAGAAGTACACCAAGCGCGGAACCCGGTGA
- a CDS encoding GntR family transcriptional regulator: protein MDRSSPVPLYFQLAQQLETAIERGKLSPGSLLGNEIELAGRLGLSRPTVRQAIQSLVDKGLLVRRRGIGTQVVHSQVRRPLELSSLYDDLEAAGQRPATQLLRYEKEEATAEVAAALAVAQGAQVRRVERLRLTHGEPMAFLRNHLPGDLLQGESGEELETTGLYRLMRGLGVTLHSARQSVGARAATAEEAKLLGEDAGAPLLTMERTTFDDTGRPVEYASHLYRASRYAFDFQLLVRS, encoded by the coding sequence GTGGACCGCAGCAGTCCCGTCCCGCTGTACTTCCAGCTCGCCCAACAGCTCGAGACCGCCATCGAACGCGGCAAACTCTCCCCCGGCAGCCTGCTCGGCAACGAGATCGAGCTCGCGGGGCGGCTGGGTCTGTCCCGTCCCACGGTGCGCCAGGCCATCCAGTCGCTCGTCGACAAGGGCCTGCTGGTGCGCCGCCGAGGCATCGGCACCCAGGTCGTGCACAGTCAGGTCCGGCGTCCGCTGGAGCTGAGCAGCCTCTACGACGATCTGGAGGCGGCCGGCCAGCGCCCGGCCACGCAGCTGCTGCGCTACGAGAAGGAAGAGGCGACGGCCGAGGTCGCCGCCGCGCTGGCCGTCGCTCAGGGGGCCCAGGTTCGCCGGGTGGAGCGGCTCCGGCTGACCCACGGCGAGCCCATGGCGTTCCTCCGCAACCACCTGCCCGGCGACCTGCTGCAGGGGGAGAGTGGCGAGGAGCTCGAAACGACGGGCCTCTACCGGCTGATGAGGGGCCTCGGTGTCACGCTGCACAGCGCGCGCCAGTCCGTCGGCGCCCGGGCCGCCACGGCGGAGGAGGCGAAGCTGCTGGGGGAGGACGCGGGCGCTCCGCTGCTGACGATGGAGCGGACGACCTTCGACGACACCGGCCGTCCCGTCGAGTACGCCTCGCACCTGTACCGGGCCTCGCGCTACGCCTTCGACTTCCAGCTGCTCGTCCGGTCCTGA
- a CDS encoding Gfo/Idh/MocA family protein produces the protein MRIGLIGTGRIGTFHARTLSGEPEVSELLVTDVDAPRAAEVAEGLGAAVAPSPDELLSRDLDAVVIASATSSHASLIKAAAERGLPVFCEKPIALDLPGTMDALRTVEDAGTLLQIGFMRRFDAGYAAARAAVRSGSLGRLHTVRAATSDPAPPPAAYIPLSGGLYRDCLVHDFDALRWVTGREVLSVCAAGSDAGPEMFREAGDVDTAAVLLTLDDGVLCTATATRVNGAGYDVRMELAGEKDQIAVGLDARTPLTSVEPTAGPSQGTPWPGFLERFAPAYESELSAFVRAVRGEAPNPCDGYEALAALRVAEACELSRREGRPVAVAELS, from the coding sequence ATGCGCATCGGACTCATCGGCACCGGCCGGATCGGCACCTTCCACGCCCGCACTCTCAGCGGCGAACCCGAGGTGAGCGAGCTGCTCGTCACCGACGTCGACGCCCCGCGCGCCGCCGAGGTGGCCGAGGGCCTCGGCGCGGCAGTCGCCCCGTCCCCCGACGAACTCCTCTCCCGCGACCTCGACGCCGTCGTGATCGCCTCGGCGACCTCGTCGCACGCGAGCCTCATCAAGGCGGCTGCCGAGCGCGGACTTCCCGTCTTCTGCGAGAAACCGATAGCGCTCGACCTGCCCGGCACGATGGACGCGCTGCGCACGGTCGAGGATGCCGGAACCCTGCTGCAGATCGGCTTCATGCGGCGCTTCGACGCGGGGTACGCGGCGGCACGCGCCGCCGTGCGCTCCGGCTCCCTCGGCAGGCTGCACACCGTGCGGGCGGCCACCTCCGATCCGGCGCCGCCGCCCGCCGCCTACATCCCGCTCTCCGGCGGGCTCTACCGCGACTGCCTCGTCCACGACTTCGACGCGCTGCGCTGGGTGACGGGACGAGAGGTGCTCTCCGTGTGCGCGGCCGGCTCGGACGCGGGCCCGGAGATGTTCCGCGAGGCCGGCGACGTCGACACGGCCGCGGTGCTGCTCACGCTGGACGACGGCGTGCTGTGCACGGCGACGGCCACCCGCGTCAACGGCGCCGGGTACGACGTGCGCATGGAACTCGCGGGCGAGAAGGACCAGATCGCGGTCGGCCTCGACGCCCGCACGCCGCTGACGTCCGTCGAGCCGACGGCCGGCCCCTCGCAGGGAACCCCCTGGCCGGGCTTCCTGGAGCGGTTCGCCCCGGCGTACGAGTCCGAACTCTCCGCGTTCGTACGGGCGGTGCGGGGCGAGGCGCCCAACCCCTGCGACGGATATGAGGCGTTGGCCGCGCTGCGTGTCGCCGAGGCGTGCGAGCTCTCGCGCCGCGAGGGCCGCCCGGTGGCGGTGGCGGAGCTGTCCTGA
- a CDS encoding cytidine deaminase family protein gives MATVSDDELITAATDVLNPHRVGDRLFGDVGSALVTAAGNVYRGVCIDTGSGTGFCAEHAAVAAMVTAREYRIAKIVAVWRSDEGLLHVLPPCGRCREFVRQIDPGNIGTEVVLGRGNSTPLRELLPFNEWPAPLDGAP, from the coding sequence ATGGCCACCGTCTCGGACGACGAACTCATCACCGCCGCAACAGATGTGCTCAATCCGCACCGCGTGGGCGACCGGCTCTTCGGTGACGTGGGCTCGGCGCTGGTGACGGCTGCGGGAAACGTCTACCGGGGCGTGTGCATCGACACCGGCTCCGGCACCGGATTCTGCGCCGAGCACGCGGCGGTCGCCGCGATGGTCACCGCGCGGGAGTACCGCATCGCGAAGATCGTCGCCGTGTGGCGCAGCGACGAGGGGCTGCTGCACGTGCTGCCTCCCTGCGGCCGGTGCAGGGAGTTCGTACGGCAGATCGATCCGGGAAACATCGGCACCGAGGTCGTGCTCGGCCGGGGGAATTCCACGCCCCTGCGTGAACTGCTGCCCTTCAACGAGTGGCCCGCCCCGCTCGACGGAGCGCCGTGA
- a CDS encoding VOC family protein: MSVRRVVPDIRSEAMEDSRDFYGLLGLEEVMNMGWVMTLASPSNPTAQVIFMSRDETAPVQPDMSVEVDDVDAVYAAVVDSGAQIVHPLQDEEWGVRRFFVLDPNGCVVNVLSHR; the protein is encoded by the coding sequence ATGTCCGTCCGCCGCGTCGTACCCGACATCCGCAGCGAGGCCATGGAGGACAGCCGCGACTTCTACGGGCTGCTCGGCCTCGAGGAGGTGATGAACATGGGCTGGGTCATGACGCTCGCCTCACCGTCCAACCCCACCGCCCAGGTCATCTTCATGAGCCGCGACGAGACCGCGCCCGTCCAGCCCGACATGAGCGTCGAGGTGGACGACGTGGACGCTGTCTACGCGGCCGTCGTCGACAGCGGGGCGCAGATCGTGCACCCGTTGCAGGACGAGGAGTGGGGTGTGCGCCGCTTCTTCGTCCTGGATCCGAACGGGTGCGTGGTCAACGTGCTGAGCCATCGCTGA
- a CDS encoding hydroxyacid dehydrogenase produces MTDEIPEPAIVLDLAPSLEESLFDAESLARLEALGTVTRTTPGIDGDAERRLQADVLVTGWGSAPLPARRADTWRLWFIAHSAGTVRHLVPKSLLSDGIRLTHASAAMARSVAETALWFTIGQLRSMHIVEQAMRQQHDWELARSPGLGRTVAGTRIGVIGASRVGRVYIELVRALGATVVVHDPYLPDEEARQLGVLATPLETLLRTCPVVALHAPVTDETRGMLGAERLAMIPDGGILVNTARSALYDTDALTAELRQGRLSASLDVFDDEPLPADSELWDLPNVVLTPHIAGATQQGYKLQGRTVVDETEAYLQGRPLAHEIHASAYDRLA; encoded by the coding sequence ATGACCGACGAGATCCCCGAGCCCGCGATCGTCCTCGACCTGGCCCCGTCCCTGGAAGAGAGCCTCTTCGACGCGGAGTCGCTCGCACGGCTGGAGGCCCTGGGCACCGTCACGCGCACCACCCCGGGCATCGACGGTGATGCGGAGCGGCGGCTGCAGGCCGATGTCCTGGTCACCGGCTGGGGATCGGCGCCCCTGCCCGCCCGCCGCGCGGACACGTGGCGGCTGTGGTTCATCGCACACAGCGCGGGCACCGTGCGGCATCTGGTGCCCAAGTCCCTGCTCTCGGACGGGATCCGGCTCACGCATGCCTCGGCCGCCATGGCTCGTTCCGTCGCCGAGACCGCTCTGTGGTTCACCATCGGCCAGTTGCGCTCGATGCACATCGTCGAGCAGGCCATGCGGCAGCAGCACGACTGGGAGCTGGCGAGGTCGCCCGGCCTCGGACGCACCGTCGCCGGCACCCGCATCGGCGTGATCGGCGCGAGCAGGGTCGGGCGGGTCTACATCGAACTGGTCCGCGCCCTGGGGGCCACCGTCGTCGTCCACGACCCGTACCTCCCGGACGAGGAGGCCCGCCAACTGGGCGTCCTCGCCACACCGTTGGAGACCCTGCTGCGCACCTGTCCCGTCGTCGCACTGCACGCTCCCGTGACCGACGAGACTCGCGGCATGCTCGGCGCGGAGCGGCTGGCGATGATCCCGGACGGCGGCATCCTGGTGAACACGGCACGCTCGGCGCTCTACGACACCGACGCGCTGACGGCGGAGCTGCGGCAGGGGCGGCTCAGCGCCTCCCTCGACGTCTTCGACGACGAACCCCTGCCCGCGGACAGCGAGTTGTGGGACCTGCCGAACGTCGTCCTCACCCCGCACATCGCCGGGGCCACGCAGCAGGGGTACAAGCTTCAAGGCAGGACCGTCGTCGACGAGACCGAGGCGTACCTCCAGGGCCGACCGCTCGCGCACGAGATCCACGCGTCGGCGTACGACCGGCTCGCCTGA
- a CDS encoding class I SAM-dependent methyltransferase, giving the protein MPGPFDAALDSWRVWQESPWGQLRYRLAEFNLQRRLEELGPGPLRVLDLAGADGGDALPLLRRGHHVTIADFSPGMLAAARERAERDGTGERLVTVEADVFELPGAVTGSRYDVVLCHNLLQYLDDPAPAVRTAASLVRDGGVLSVMALNRHAAALGLAVRSLDPAAALDALDRRTTHGETFATELTLHTAEEITPLLAESGCTGIEHCGIRNVNDHIVDDSRKHDPDFFSALEALELAMTDRHPYPHTAKIFQLLARVGEPPATP; this is encoded by the coding sequence CGTTCGACGCAGCCCTCGACTCGTGGCGCGTGTGGCAGGAGAGCCCCTGGGGCCAGTTGCGGTACAGGCTCGCCGAGTTCAATCTGCAGCGCCGGCTGGAGGAGCTCGGCCCGGGGCCGTTGCGGGTGCTGGACCTCGCCGGGGCCGACGGCGGTGACGCGCTGCCGCTGCTCCGACGCGGGCACCACGTGACCATCGCCGACTTCTCCCCGGGCATGCTCGCCGCGGCGCGCGAGAGGGCTGAGCGGGACGGTACCGGCGAGCGGCTCGTCACCGTGGAGGCCGACGTGTTCGAGCTGCCCGGGGCCGTGACGGGCAGCCGCTACGACGTGGTGCTCTGCCACAACCTCCTTCAGTACCTGGACGATCCGGCGCCCGCGGTCCGCACCGCGGCTTCGCTCGTACGCGACGGCGGTGTCCTGTCCGTCATGGCGCTCAACCGGCACGCTGCGGCGCTCGGCCTCGCGGTGCGCTCGCTGGACCCGGCCGCCGCGCTCGACGCGCTGGACCGGCGCACGACACACGGCGAGACGTTCGCGACCGAACTGACGCTCCACACCGCCGAGGAGATCACGCCGCTGCTGGCCGAGTCGGGCTGCACCGGCATCGAGCACTGCGGGATCCGCAACGTCAACGATCACATCGTCGACGACTCCCGCAAGCACGACCCGGACTTCTTCTCCGCGCTGGAGGCCCTGGAACTGGCGATGACCGACCGCCATCCGTACCCGCACACAGCGAAGATCTTCCAGCTCCTGGCCCGCGTCGGGGAGCCGCCCGCCACACCCTGA